The Plasmodium cynomolgi strain B DNA, chromosome 13, whole genome shotgun sequence DNA segment TATTCCTACAACATATTTGAGCGCGTCAGCTTCAGGATTTTCCGCCCAATAGAGTCACATGACTGATCGGAGAAAATGTACATGCTAAGGTACTACTTGGACGCCAATGGGAAGAGGGTATACACGGTGAAGGTAAGGAGAAAGAGAGAAGCCCTTCGCGTCGCAGCTGGCGAGCAGTGCGGCTGCCACGTCCACAAAGTtacattttccatttggcgtttttcaattttgccaTCTttcatttcccatttttatttcccattttttatttccccatttttattttccatattttatttcccatttttatttcccatttttccgtttcccCCCAGCCCATGGTCGATGGGAAGGTGACCTTCTCGGCCCACCCCTGCCGATTCTCGCCGGATGACAAGTTCTCCTCCCAGCGGGTAGCCCTCAAGAAGAGACTCAACCTGTTGTGAGGTATGCGGAGGAGGAGCACCCATCTGTGGTGACACGAATGAGCGGCTGAAGCTGCACGTCCGTCCAAATGGAGTTTCCACGTGCTGCGCCCCACCGGATGGGGGCACGAACCGCCCGCactaaaaggaaaaaaagaacggaAGAAAAGTGGTGGTGGGGAGAAGACCCtgtgaagtaaaaaaaaaaatgtgacataatattgtgtatacatataaccCCCCATGAGTTGCATTCGTATGCGCCGCAGAACTGTTCACAACTTGTGGAGTAGTCATCACGTGTGCAGCTTGATTTTGCAGCTCGCGCAATGGACCCTGTGCAAGTTATCGTTTAACCGTAAGCTGCATTTGTGcatgctttaattttttcccaaattgtGTACACGGAAGGGCGACTCGTTCGTCCAAATGCAATCCGccattttacctttttttaaaaaaaaaaaaaaacaacaaacatttgcaaaagttaatttgtgaaaaagcTTAAATTAACGGAGTGTTAACGAAGCTAAGGAATGCTTCGCAGCACTTGGGGGGagttcccaaaaaaaaaaaaaaaaaaaaaaaaaaaaaaatccaaatggTATTCCACCAAGTGCACAACTGAAAAGACGATACGGATAAGCCacttcgcatttttttttttttttaagtatttaCAACGATTGTTTagcgaaaaggaggaaaaaaaaaaacgattttttttttttttttttttatctttccttttttcgcccTTTCACTTTTGTTAGTGAATAATTGTGTGCCATTTAAGACAGACACTCGTTGGCAGTGATTGGGAACACGATTGGTCGTGGTGGTAATCAGGGTAACTAAAGGAGGTCACACACTCTTGCCCGCCGCGCACGCGTGCCGCAGGACTCTGCGTGTGtggttttttccccccccagctGAAGCATACGCACACCGTTGATAGGGACACCGCTTATAGTGACACCGCTTATAGTGACACCGCTTATAGTGACACCGCTTATAGTGACACCGCTTATAGCGACCCTGCCGAGACTGCGAAAATGCGCCAGGGCAGCGGGAGCTCGTGCGCATCCGAGGGGTACGGTGCGTACAGCCTGCACTCCCAGCGGACAATGGCGGACACGCACTTCTTCGCAGAATCCAATGTCCTGGACGACCCCAGGGAGGAGACCACCAACTCCTACAAAGAAATCAAATACGATTTGCTCCGCATAGAAAGGAATATCAACATAGAGGTACGCAAAAGGATcgaagcaaataaaaatatccaaCAGTTAATCGAGCAAACAGCTAATGACATGATCAATAACGTActtaacaaaataacaaataaaatagaaaatatttcatcggatttggataaaattataaaaaaatgtgacgaGATGGAAAAACTTGTTGGACAAATAAAGGTAACATTACCTACGAAAATACAAACAGAAATGATGAGCTT contains these protein-coding regions:
- a CDS encoding ribosome biogenesis protein Nop10 (putative) gives rise to the protein MYMLRYYLDANGKRVYTVKPMVDGKVTFSAHPCRFSPDDKFSSQRVALKKRLNLL